The following coding sequences lie in one Acropora palmata chromosome 3, jaAcrPala1.3, whole genome shotgun sequence genomic window:
- the LOC141875860 gene encoding tRNA-dihydrouridine(20) synthase [NAD(P)+]-like isoform X3, producing MALCYQGKKILAPMVRVGTLPMRLLALKYGADIVYAEEIIDFKILKTTRFENKILGTVDFLLADGTVVFRTCDEEKQKVVFQMGTADPDRAVRAAKMLENDVAGIDVNMGCPKDYSVKGGMGAALLTQPENVKRILTALVKEVSKPVTCKIRILPTIEETVAFAKLVERTGIVALGVHGREKHERPRDPVHIDVIREVAQAVSVPVIANGVSTLVKGYDDIEKYRVETGCSSVMLARAAQWNPSIFREEGRVPSFQIIQEYIKLAVKFDNTVGNTKYCIQGLLHDDTTSAEAKLVQATSNMREICKIWNLIPYYELIMQSRKTLEEYTDNETKKRKFSEDANGITEMKVKYCRIFFPFDYALKPVNVKGL from the exons ATGGCACTTTGCtatcaaggaaagaaaattttagcACCAATGGTGCGTGTAGGCACTTTACCAATGAGGTTGCTGGCCCTAAAATATGGAGCTGATATTGTATATGCTGAG GAAATAATTGACTTTAAGATTCTCAAGACAACAAGGTTTGAAAACA aAATTCTTGGGACAGTTGACTTTTTACTGGCCGATGGAACAGTAGTTTTCAGGACATGtgatgaagaaaagcaaaaagttgtttttcaaatG GGCACAGCAGACCCAGATCGAGCAGTCAGGGCTGCCAAAATGCT agaAAATGATGTAGCAGGAATTGATGTGAACATGGGCTGTCCTAAAGATTATTCAGTGAAG GGAGGAATGGGTGCGGCATTGTTGACTCAGccagaaaatgtcaaaagg ATACTTACAGCTCTTGTGAAAGAAGTTTCAAAGCCAGTGACATGCAAAATACGAATTTTACCAACT ATTGAAGAAACAGTTGCTTTTGCCAAACTTGTGGAGAGGACAGGCATTGTTGCATTGGGAGTTCATGGAAG AGAGAAGCATGAGAGGCCCAGGGATCCAGTTCATATTGACGTGATTCGTGAAGTGGCCCAAGCTGTCTCTGTACCCGTGATTGCCAATGGTGTTTCAACGTTGGTAAAAGGATACGACGACATTGAAAAATATCGAGTAGAAACAGGCTGCTCGTCTGTTATGCTGGCCAGAGCTGCACAGTGGAACCCCTCGATTTTCAG agAAGAAGGTCGTGTACCCTCTTTCCAGATCATTCAAGAGTACATAAAATTG GCAGTAAAGTTTGATAACACAGTTGGAAACACAAAATACTGCATTCAGGGATTGTTACACGACGATACAACATCAGCAGAAGCGAAGCTGGTACAAGCCACTAGCAACATGCGTGAAATCTG CAAAATTTGGAATCTCATACCGTACTACGAGCTAATTATGCAGAGCAGAAAAACACTCGAGGAATACACAGATAACGAG acaaagaagagaaaattcTCTGAGGATGCAAATGGGATAACagaaatgaaagtaaaatattgCAG GATTTTCTTCCCGTTTGACTACGCCCTGAAACCTGTAAATGTCAAAGGACTATAG
- the LOC141875860 gene encoding tRNA-dihydrouridine(20) synthase [NAD(P)+]-like isoform X2 → MALCYQGKKILAPMVRVGTLPMRLLALKYGADIVYAEEIIDFKILKTTRFENKILGTVDFLLADGTVVFRTCDEEKQKVVFQMGTADPDRAVRAAKMLENDVAGIDVNMGCPKDYSVKGGMGAALLTQPENVKRILTALVKEVSKPVTCKIRILPTIEETVAFAKLVERTGIVALGVHGREKHERPRDPVHIDVIREVAQAVSVPVIANGVSTLVKGYDDIEKYRVETGCSSVMLARAAQWNPSIFREEGRVPSFQIIQEYIKLAVKFDNTVGNTKYCIQGLLHDDTTSAEAKLVQATSNMREICKIWNLIPYYELIMQSRKTLEEYTDNETKKRKFSEDANGITEMKVKYCRKKSMKPPTYEIIEREVDRWYKSIVVVGDKKYSSTEWVCSKKFAHQSAALVCLQALGIHDTQGNPTIT, encoded by the exons ATGGCACTTTGCtatcaaggaaagaaaattttagcACCAATGGTGCGTGTAGGCACTTTACCAATGAGGTTGCTGGCCCTAAAATATGGAGCTGATATTGTATATGCTGAG GAAATAATTGACTTTAAGATTCTCAAGACAACAAGGTTTGAAAACA aAATTCTTGGGACAGTTGACTTTTTACTGGCCGATGGAACAGTAGTTTTCAGGACATGtgatgaagaaaagcaaaaagttgtttttcaaatG GGCACAGCAGACCCAGATCGAGCAGTCAGGGCTGCCAAAATGCT agaAAATGATGTAGCAGGAATTGATGTGAACATGGGCTGTCCTAAAGATTATTCAGTGAAG GGAGGAATGGGTGCGGCATTGTTGACTCAGccagaaaatgtcaaaagg ATACTTACAGCTCTTGTGAAAGAAGTTTCAAAGCCAGTGACATGCAAAATACGAATTTTACCAACT ATTGAAGAAACAGTTGCTTTTGCCAAACTTGTGGAGAGGACAGGCATTGTTGCATTGGGAGTTCATGGAAG AGAGAAGCATGAGAGGCCCAGGGATCCAGTTCATATTGACGTGATTCGTGAAGTGGCCCAAGCTGTCTCTGTACCCGTGATTGCCAATGGTGTTTCAACGTTGGTAAAAGGATACGACGACATTGAAAAATATCGAGTAGAAACAGGCTGCTCGTCTGTTATGCTGGCCAGAGCTGCACAGTGGAACCCCTCGATTTTCAG agAAGAAGGTCGTGTACCCTCTTTCCAGATCATTCAAGAGTACATAAAATTG GCAGTAAAGTTTGATAACACAGTTGGAAACACAAAATACTGCATTCAGGGATTGTTACACGACGATACAACATCAGCAGAAGCGAAGCTGGTACAAGCCACTAGCAACATGCGTGAAATCTG CAAAATTTGGAATCTCATACCGTACTACGAGCTAATTATGCAGAGCAGAAAAACACTCGAGGAATACACAGATAACGAG acaaagaagagaaaattcTCTGAGGATGCAAATGGGATAACagaaatgaaagtaaaatattgCAG gaaaaaaagtatgAAGCCGCCGACCTACGAAATT ATTGAAAGAGAAGTAGACAGATGGTATAAGAGTATTGTAGTTGTGGGAGACAAGAAGTATTCTTCCACTGAATG GGTCTGTAGCAAGAAATTTGCTCACCAATCAGCCGCTTTGGTTTGTTTACAAGCACTGGGAATACACGACACACAAGGAAACCCAACAATCACGTGA
- the LOC141875860 gene encoding tRNA-dihydrouridine(20) synthase [NAD(P)+]-like isoform X1, producing the protein MALCYQGKKILAPMVRVGTLPMRLLALKYGADIVYAEEIIDFKILKTTRFENKILGTVDFLLADGTVVFRTCDEEKQKVVFQMGTADPDRAVRAAKMLENDVAGIDVNMGCPKDYSVKGGMGAALLTQPENVKRILTALVKEVSKPVTCKIRILPTIEETVAFAKLVERTGIVALGVHGREKHERPRDPVHIDVIREVAQAVSVPVIANGVSTLVKGYDDIEKYRVETGCSSVMLARAAQWNPSIFREEGRVPSFQIIQEYIKLAVKFDNTVGNTKYCIQGLLHDDTTSAEAKLVQATSNMREICKIWNLIPYYELIMQSRKTLEEYTDNETKKRKFSEDANGITEMKVKYCRRDFSQSITPKVLLLEWTRKKSMKPPTYEIIEREVDRWYKSIVVVGDKKYSSTEWVCSKKFAHQSAALVCLQALGIHDTQGNPTIT; encoded by the exons ATGGCACTTTGCtatcaaggaaagaaaattttagcACCAATGGTGCGTGTAGGCACTTTACCAATGAGGTTGCTGGCCCTAAAATATGGAGCTGATATTGTATATGCTGAG GAAATAATTGACTTTAAGATTCTCAAGACAACAAGGTTTGAAAACA aAATTCTTGGGACAGTTGACTTTTTACTGGCCGATGGAACAGTAGTTTTCAGGACATGtgatgaagaaaagcaaaaagttgtttttcaaatG GGCACAGCAGACCCAGATCGAGCAGTCAGGGCTGCCAAAATGCT agaAAATGATGTAGCAGGAATTGATGTGAACATGGGCTGTCCTAAAGATTATTCAGTGAAG GGAGGAATGGGTGCGGCATTGTTGACTCAGccagaaaatgtcaaaagg ATACTTACAGCTCTTGTGAAAGAAGTTTCAAAGCCAGTGACATGCAAAATACGAATTTTACCAACT ATTGAAGAAACAGTTGCTTTTGCCAAACTTGTGGAGAGGACAGGCATTGTTGCATTGGGAGTTCATGGAAG AGAGAAGCATGAGAGGCCCAGGGATCCAGTTCATATTGACGTGATTCGTGAAGTGGCCCAAGCTGTCTCTGTACCCGTGATTGCCAATGGTGTTTCAACGTTGGTAAAAGGATACGACGACATTGAAAAATATCGAGTAGAAACAGGCTGCTCGTCTGTTATGCTGGCCAGAGCTGCACAGTGGAACCCCTCGATTTTCAG agAAGAAGGTCGTGTACCCTCTTTCCAGATCATTCAAGAGTACATAAAATTG GCAGTAAAGTTTGATAACACAGTTGGAAACACAAAATACTGCATTCAGGGATTGTTACACGACGATACAACATCAGCAGAAGCGAAGCTGGTACAAGCCACTAGCAACATGCGTGAAATCTG CAAAATTTGGAATCTCATACCGTACTACGAGCTAATTATGCAGAGCAGAAAAACACTCGAGGAATACACAGATAACGAG acaaagaagagaaaattcTCTGAGGATGCAAATGGGATAACagaaatgaaagtaaaatattgCAG AAGAGACTTCTCTCAAAGTATCACGCCCAAGGTCCTTCTTTTGGAATGGACAAG gaaaaaaagtatgAAGCCGCCGACCTACGAAATT ATTGAAAGAGAAGTAGACAGATGGTATAAGAGTATTGTAGTTGTGGGAGACAAGAAGTATTCTTCCACTGAATG GGTCTGTAGCAAGAAATTTGCTCACCAATCAGCCGCTTTGGTTTGTTTACAAGCACTGGGAATACACGACACACAAGGAAACCCAACAATCACGTGA